Part of the Antechinus flavipes isolate AdamAnt ecotype Samford, QLD, Australia chromosome 2, AdamAnt_v2, whole genome shotgun sequence genome is shown below.
agatccTGCCTGCAGAAGAGAGGCAAGTTCGGGAAGAAAAATTGAGGCATTGGGCCCAACACAGAGAGAGTGGACGTCTCCTGGTGTTATCGGTGAGATTAGATAGCCCCcaactccttcattccctccacAACTCCCTACATAGtgtcccccaccccaccccaagaATTACTCCAcctatcctttccctttctccagatTCCTTCCTCACCATACCCTCCCCCCTCTTTCTACCTGCACCTCAGGAATGAGAGAAGCTGGGTACAGtggtagagtggaaagagagCCCTAATCAGTAGTTAAGAGATGTGGATTCAAAACCAGGCTCTGACTCAGCTGTAcgacactgagcaagtcatttcccctccgagagcttcagcttcctcatctataaaatgcagggGAAAAaactctcctcttcctttctcctggtttctTCCCCACTAcacccttccccctctttctacCTGCACTTCAGGAATGAGAGAGGCTGGGtttggtacagtgaaaagagagCCTTAGATCAGTAGTTAAGGCATGTGGATTCAAGACCTGGCTCCAACTCAGCTGTGCGATaataagcaagtcacttcccctctgagcgcttcagcttcctcatctataaaatagaggggaaaaaactatTTCACAGGAATATGTAAGTAAAATATCTGACAAACCTTaactactatataaatgtgagctattattatgaaGAGCACAAAAGCAGACAAAGTGAAAACTACCACATGTTATAACCCTATCTGTCCTCTCCTTACCTTCCCAAATCAGGTGAGCCAACTCTGGATGGCAGTGGCTTCTGTATCCTTTGCTGTTTCCATTTCTTGCCTGGAATCAGACTGCCACATGAATGTAGCACTACCCCTGTGGCCAGGAGTTTCGGTGAGACCCAGGGAGTGTGAGGGGAAAGTTCAAGGAGTCATCCCTCTACATACCAAGGCAACAACCCAACATTAACCATTCTTAACCTTCAGGGTCTCCTTACTGGGATCTTGACACTAGAACTTCGAAGAACACCCCGCCTCTGGAAGGTGAGTAGAGGTCCTGATCACAGAATTCTCCAGATACCATTGGGCTCATGACTAAACTTGGAGGAGATCCATGAAATCAGTGTTTCTATTTCTCAGTAGAGATGGCTAAGAGGAAAGAATGAGACAGATTGCTGGGGTAAAGACTCAAGGTTAAAGATAGGGAGAAAGTGGTGGGCCATATAATCTGGGCTGGGTGATCTGCTCCTTGTCTTGGACAGGATAGAATTAAATTCACTCTCTGGCAGGTGAGAGCTATGATGATACTGAATTTATTTGGAATGATCCTGGGACTTGTGGTGGTGGCAGTCCAGGGAATGAAGCTGGCCTTGGGTCCAGTACTATCAACTTCCTACCAGGTACCATGAAAGGGGAAAAGACATGAATAAAAGTGATTAGAAGAGAGGCTGGGAGGAGTAGGGGGCAGGGAGAGTCATTCAGTGGAAAGGGGAAACTGCAAGTACCATCCCAGACTCCATCTGCCTGCAGTGGGTTGGCTTGCTGATCCTGGAATTGAGTGCAGAGGCCTTCATCCTAGGCGGAGCTCTAGCCTctgccttttcccttctcctgctGAGCCAAAGAAAGCCAGGATGCTGTGGTGTTCGGAGACTGCGCTACCAGGAGCTACAAGAGGTACGAGATCTGAAGAAGATGATGTGGCAGCTGAATGCTTTTTTCTGCTTAGTGACATTTAAGAGGAAAGGATAAGCTTCTGGGCAGGACTTTGATGAAGGGTGGCAAAACCGGAGCAGGAAAAGTCTGGGCCTCCCAGTCCTAATCCATCACTGTCTGGCTATCTAGTTCCAGCCATGATGCATCTAacttggggggaagggagagggttGGAAGCAGCCAGTATTTCTgagtaagaaatagagaaagcagGAGGGCTGCTCGGTCCAGCTTCTTAGTTCAGTTCTCTCCCCTTACCAGCTGCTCTTATCCTGACCAAGCACCACTGTGTCTACCTTTCAGGGCCTATCAGAAATGGAAGAAGTTAAAGGTACTGAAACTATTCCCTCTACAGCTTGCGCAGCAAATGAATGAATCAGGAAAGTGGAACAGAGGAGTATTTCTAGAATGCTTTTTAAGGATGAACCAAATGGTCCTTGAGCACCCTGTACAGACACTGATGccaggggaagggaagaggaatggTTTCTCTGCTTCCCCACACCCCGGATCTTAGCTCCCTGAAATCTCCTTCTGCAACCGATTTTGCCTGGGAGGTTGGAATCCAACCAGACTTACAGGAATGTCACCTAGGGAGGTGACCACGTCTTCAACTTGGCTCAAGCGTTGGCACGggcttttccctttcccctacccAGGCAGATATGTTCTTGAAACTGAGTTTTCCTTCCTCAGAGGGATGATGCTAACTGCCTCAATTCATCATCCTGCGAAAGGTCCCTTATTGAATCCTGAATTCCCCTCACACCTGTTGCTGTTCCAGTTTATGTATTTATCCCTCCACCAACCATAGTCTGATGCATCCGGCTCTCAATCTATCCCTTTTCCTCCATCCATTCCCTTCTATCCTCATCCATTCTTCCAGCCAATTCCTCCCGCCGGGCTCCATTATCCCATTCATCACATTCCAGCCTTCTACAATTCAACACCTTCCCCCATCAGCCGCAACTTCCCCAGTCCTTTGGTAAGAAAGAATGCAAAGAACTACAAATCCCAGCAGATGCCCTTACCGCTTTGCATGCTGGGAAATAAAGGTCCTTCTCTGTGCAACTGGGGGCGATATGGATACCTTGAGTGACGCGCAGCGCTAGAGATCTGCCCATCTCGGTCCATCCACTTGGTTCGCGCAGACTTCCCTAGGGTCCAGGCAACCAATAAGCCGGAAGAAGCTGGGCGAGGCGGGAGGAGGGGGGTAAGAGGTGTGGGGCTAGGAGTAGCTGACGTGGATCCGACCTGCATCTGGGCGGAGAAGTGGCTGCATCCCAAAGGGGCGCTGCAGCGAGAGACAGCGCGGCCGCCAAGGCGCGGGGAGCACGTCTGCCCGCGAAGCGGCGGCGGGAGGAGGGGCGTCTTTGCCGCGGCCGCCGAGCTGGGGTTTCCCTTGGGGAGTTATCCCTACCCTACCGCTTCTTCCAACTGCAAGGCATAAagcctccccaccccaccctccaCGAGATGCAGGATGGAAAGGGATTGGCGATGCCTCAAGCAGTGTACCTGGGTCAAAGTGGGGCCGTCTTAGAGCGAGGAGGGGATGGACTGGACGAGGAAGAGGGGATGGATGGGGCGAGGAGGGGATGGACGGAGCCAGATGAGGGGAGCAACCTCTTAGCTCCACATGtctgataaaataataacacttATGTAGCGCCTTcttcacaaccctgggaggcaggtaGTACGGATATCTTAAatcttcatttaacaaataaaaaaactgagacagtGAGGTTTTCAGCTAAGGTCTTTAGACACTCTTATCTAAAGCTTAACACCACCCCCATCCACTTCGCTTTCCagcctttccccctcccccctcctgcaGAAACGAAATTATGCCTGGCTCTGGTTGGCCGCCTTAATCGACCTTTGATCCAGACGTTCCAAGCGCCAGGCTTTTGAATCTCCTGTGCCTATCACAGTCAAAGCACACTCCATCTCCCGCCTCCCTGCTTTCAGGAAGGCCGTCATCCCGTACTTTGGAATGCACTCCCTCATCTCCGCTTCTCAGATTCGTTATCTTCCTTCTAGGTTCTGTTCTCATGCCACTCTCCCATCTTGTTTTCTTCGACAACCCCCACCCCTCGCTTTCCGTGTTCTCTCCCTGCTGGAATGCCCTTTGAACAGTGATTTCCTTTGCTTTTACCCCCATCGCTACTTTGTGTTATTTCTACCTGTGTATATGTATctcttagagaaggaaatggcaaactactccaatatccttgccacgaaaaccccaaatggggtcaagcaGAGTCGGAGGCTGCTGAAATGACTGCACTGCCCCACCCATAAAAGGTAAACCCGACAGGCACAGCTCAGGACCCTGAACCCAAGAGCCCTGGAATAGTGATTTTAAATAATGACATGAAAGAGACGGTTTTACCAGATGCTTCACCTCTGCACCCTAAGGGCTATGGGACTTCTCGATTTGACTTGCAACTGGAACTTTCTGAATGTattgtttcccctattagaatgtgagctcctggaGAACAGGGaacctatttttctatttttaccagCTACATTcaacacagtgctttgcacacatTATGTGTGCaaataataattcacataatactttgttttcaaaataaatgttacaAAAGTTATCTCATTTTCATCCTTAGAAGTTTCAGCCAAGTCAGGTAACATTCTGGGTAGGGTGGCAATCAGTATAGGAATAACTGGGGAGAGTCATCAGCTAGAGTTCTCAGGCAATCACAGTCACCCTTTATCTCATTTATTATCAAATGAAAGAACAGAATTAACTGAGTAGTGTCT
Proteins encoded:
- the TMEM253 gene encoding transmembrane protein 253 isoform X1, with amino-acid sequence MEEREILPAEERQVREEKLRHWAQHRESGRLLVLSVSQLWMAVASVSFAVSISCLESDCHMNVALPLWPGVSGLLTGILTLELRRTPRLWKVRAMMILNLFGMILGLVVVAVQGMKLALGPVLSTSYQWVGLLILELSAEAFILGGALASAFSLLLLSQRKPGCCGVRRLRYQELQEGLSEMEEVKGTETIPSTACAANE
- the TMEM253 gene encoding transmembrane protein 253 isoform X2 gives rise to the protein MAVASVSFAVSISCLESDCHMNVALPLWPGVSGLLTGILTLELRRTPRLWKVRAMMILNLFGMILGLVVVAVQGMKLALGPVLSTSYQWVGLLILELSAEAFILGGALASAFSLLLLSQRKPGCCGVRRLRYQELQEGLSEMEEVKGTETIPSTACAANE